CATGGCCCTCGCACTCATGGCCTTCACATTCTTGGCCTTCACATTCCTGGCCTTCACATTCCTGGCCTTCACATTCCTGGCCTTCACATTCCTGGCCTTCTCACTCACACCCATCCCATTCGCACTCTTCACCTCCCGAAGAGTCAACCACCACCGTTACAACCACTGAAATAACAACTACTACTTGCCATCACCACGAATGCCACCCAACTACCATCACTACTGGTGTCACAACAATCACCAAGACTGACACTACGTATACTACTTGGTGTCCAATCCCCACTGAGACAATTACAGTCCCATCAACTACTATCGAGACTACTTGTATTACAATCACTGAATGTGACCATCACGGATGTACCACTAAACCTGTGACGACTGGTGTGACTACTATTACAGAAACTGAAACCACTTATACTACTTGGTGTCCAATCCCCACTGAGACTGTCACTGTTCCAGAAACGACTATTGTTACAATAACAGAATGTAAATATGATATTTGTACTACCAAGCCTGTTACTACTGGTGTCACTACAATCACAGAGGTTGAAACAACTTATGTCACATGGTGTCCGTTGCCAACTGAGACTGTTACGAAACCTTCAACTACAATTGTCACTATAACAAAATGTGAGAATGATGCCTGCACGACGGTTCCAGTAACCACTGGTGTAACTACGATcactgaaattgaaacaacttATACTACTTGGTGTCCATTGCCTACTACAGAAACAGTTACAATTCCGGAAACTACTGTTGTCACAGTGACATGGTGTGATTATGGTGAATGTACCACTGCTGAAGTCACCACTGGTGTAACCACAATTACTGATGAATGGACCACATACACCACTTGGTGTCCAAtaactacaacaacaactacagagcatccaccaccaccaccaccaccatctTCAGCTGGCCCATcacaaccaccaccagaAGAGACTACAGAAACAGAGATTGAAACAACTACAATCACCATAACTTCTTGTTCTGACTACAAATGTACACCCGTTGAAATCACCACTGGTGTTACAACGGTCACTGAATACGATACTACATACACTACGTATTGTCCATTGCCAGAGACGACAATAACCCTCGACCCACCAGATGACCCTACTGTTTCAATTCCTGGCGAGACTGGTACGGGAGAAATCCCACCAGAggaaacaacaataactcTTGATCCACCAGAAATCCCTAGTGTTTCAATCCCAACTGATCCCGGTGAGACTGGTACGGGGGAAATCCCACCAGAggaaacaacaataactcTTGATCCACCAGAAATCCCTAGCGTTTCAATCCCAACTGTCGATCCATCATCTGATACCACCACTTGGGATACATTTGAAACTCTTAGTGATACAACTACTTGGGACACATTTGAAACACCATCAAGTGAATCGGGAATATTCACAATTTTGCCCATTTCAGAATCTGATGGTGTCGCAGCTAGAGACGTAAACAAGAAGGAAGTTACAGTCCTATCAAATGGCGGCTCCTATCATGAGTTGTCACTAATTGCTGCAATTTTAGCTATTGGTGCATTATTGATTTAGTATTCATAAAAAGCAAGAAAACATTTAAAAAGatcatttcattttgttttgaaattcaattctaCTTGAAAGCATTTATTTGGAGAGGTTTGAGATAGTTGATTTCCTTTTGAAGCAAATTTGCCACTGCAGGCTTTGCTTTTActattcttttttgttaATTTGGGATCCTTTCGGTTTAACTTTTTATTAtcttattgaaaataaacaatttcgGTTTAGAAATGGTTCATTGTAGAAAATATTAATCGAATTGCCAGAAAGCTTTAGATTATCACTCTCATCTGTTTCAAACGATCATAGATAGTAATACATTTATTATAGGAAACTAATAGCTAATtttaaaaatatatatCATCATTTATATCATACACTTTCATCTCTTCTCTATCTTCGCCAGTGACTCCTCTATCCTCAATCATTGGCTTAGTAGATGTGCTACCCACACTGTCATCAACATTGAACTCATCAACCAACAACTTAAACCTATCTTGCAACTGCGCAGCATTCACATCACTTATTCCATAGACTTTAATATTGGTGATTTTCACATTACgagaaaatttcaaatagATGTCTTTTCCAGGGATTTGATAATTGACAAATCGAATTGGCATTTTGATATGATTTATCCCCGGCCGTATTTGACTCGATTTGATGAACTTGAACTTACATGCGTTGATATTATGACCAACGGaatcttcaactttggggaatttcaatttatcaaatccGGCTCTAGTGTATGGTTTGAATCCAATTGAGACATATACCAGGctattttcatcatcgttaTCCAACTGGATTAAAATATCAGTGGGAATTATAGATGCAGTAAGCCGTATACCTATCTCATCCCCACCTTGCCATGAGAGGTCATCATCTAAGAGTGCATGGATCGCATTGGTTCGATCTTGAAGACCCTTGGCAAATATGACCCATCCATACCACATTTTTTGGAATAAGTTGTGATTATCCAAATCTGATGTCAAAAATCCAAGTATTCGTGAGCCCTGGTTATAATCAGCATaattgacaagttttgaTCCCTTTGAAATAAATTCAAGCATCGAATTTATCCAAACTTTGTTCGCTGTCGAAGGAGTTTTCTTCAGTCTTGGATCGGTTGTGATTGTATCATTCACAATATTTAATCCATCAAGGATCTTGTCCACGTTGGCCTCTACTTTCAAGGTGATTGAGtcaattgagtttgaaaTGGCTTGATCAACATACTCCTTCAAATCATCGATATTATCTAGTTTCTTGTCTACTTGGAGTTCCTTTAGTTTGTCATCGATGTAGGATTGACTATATGAATCAAGAAACTGGTTGAGGAATCGATGAAATCGAGGAGACAATTGCACTTGTCCGTGATTTAAATAAATCATTTTTTCAGTATCTCTCGCTGACAGAGGCTCGAGGTTCAAACCTTCAATCTTTGAACTGATATGCTCTAGTCTGGTGTCCATTTGTCGTTGAAGCTCTTGCAATGACTGTTCAAAACTATTAATTTTGGCATTCCACTCGTTAAGGTCTAGTTTGGGTGTAAGATTCGATTGTGGTTTGTTATTtagcatcatcaacaagGTCACCAAAAGTACTGCCACATATGCAATTGTGAACCCAAGGCAGGACTTCCAATACGCTGTTCTGGGTTTACTTATCGGAGGAGATTCATCAGATATATTATTCCTATCTTCTTGCTCGTCGTAATCGATTGCTTTCCGTAACCTTggtgattcaatttgagaTGTAAAATTCGGCTCTTCAGATAATCCTCTTCTATAGTGCAAATAATCCCAATCCTcactttcatcatcattataaGATTCATTGTATGTGTCACCATCACTCAATACATAATCTTCGTCGTCCTCTTCGATATAATCGTTGTCGTaatgattgttgataaacTTCAAATACGATTCATTCAACTCCTCTTCATCGATATCTTCTTGCACGCCCTTCAATGTCATTGAAATCTCCTCATCTATATTGGGTTCCGTGGTCCCATTCCGATGATGTAGTTGATGTTTTGTCTCATTTGTGTAGTCGATGTTTCGATATCCAGTAAAATCAGATGCTTTCCTGGGTGACTTTAGAGGATTCGATTTCCCAATCATATATTTCAAGTGAATGGAGTTATCATCATCTGTGTCACCACTGTACCTCGGCAACCTTGGCATCGCAGATGACATTTGGTTGTGgtggatgatgatgattacAATGTGTGTATGAACTGTAAACAAGCATTGCGCTTCCTTGTAGACGcgaaattcaattttagtTCAATTTGAGCCCCCAAGAGATCTGAGAAATCCACCAatcttttatttttccaCACTCCAAGTCTATATCTACAAATTATCATGGTtagaagaattgaattctTTTTATGGATATATGCCTATACATATTTACAACTTTCTAAGTAAAGTTTCAGCACTTGAAATATCAGTGAAGTCACCACCGTCTTCATTGACCAAGTAAACAACTTCGCCATCCTTGACAACAGCGGCGTATCTTTGTAATCTCTTACCTAAACCAGCGCTGCTCAAGTCCAAGACGTAATCGTCACCCAATTTGCTTGAAATTTGACCTTCTGGGTCAGTGGcaaaaatgacaaagtTTTCTTCATCCTTGTAACCAACTGACTTACCAAAAGCAGACAAGACGAATGGATCATTTACAGCCAAAACGATAACTCTCTTGACGCccttctttttgaattcTTCGACATTTTTGATATAGTCTGGGATATGTTTAAGAGAACAAGTGGGGGTGTAAGCACCTGGAATAGCGGTGATGATGACAGTTCCgtctttcaattcttcttgcAAATCGAGTGGTTTTGGTGCACCAGCTTTCAAGATCTCTGAATGTTCATTGTCGTATGGGACGTATTTTGCTTTAACGTCAGTGGGGAATTTTTGACCAGccattgtttgtttatttaaTATATGTGTTGAGAGTGAAATGAAATGTAAAGtgtgaattgattgaaagGAATTAGGAATTGAGGTTCAGTAGAAGTTGggtaatttcaattggtatTTATAgtaaattttgataattaaTAAATGACATGGTTCCAGATTCTTTACTAATTGCTTTGCTAAAAAAAAGATGTTCTAGTCCTTTAACAAAAGATTTGTAAGAAAAGGCATTGATTTACATAAATACATACACACAATaacaattcaattattGTTATTTGGATTAGCATATGTAATGGAGAATTTTTGTAATACTTTATGGCATAGTAATGATATCCCTCATAGACCATTTCTCTATGCGATTGTAAGTGATATGACGTAATTATATTTCGACTTTGTATTAAAACGTTGGTTCTTTTTTATACCATCACGtgactttttcaaaatctccGTTACTTAATCTCATTTATCTACTATTCCAGACTGTAATTGTCACCGTGTATCGATTATTTTAGAGTTCTGAACCGAATGTACTATATAATGTCAATTTTCCTACTGTGAGGGAAGTCCCAAATACAACATTTCTTTGTTGTGAACCGAGTCTGGACAAGCCTGCCATTCCTGACAAATATTAGGTACAAAAGTAGGTACACACAATCAAACAATCTAGGTACAATGATGGGACAAATACAGATTTCAGCAAAAAAGGATCAAAGTTCGAAAACCGACCctcattgaatttgaccCGAAGGGTCTGATTGATGGTTATGTCATTTCTCGACTAGACTGTAGGCAAAGAGCCGGCAGCCACATTCCACTTGGTAACCGGTCTTGGCTAGTGTGAATGGGGTGGATTGTTAAATACACCTGCTTTATCCTTATTGAAAGGCCATCGTTAGGGCACCAACCGAGTAATTGTGGATATGATAATCATGTGGTGCTGATAATACCACAGTTCTCATAGGTTGCGGCCACACGGAGACGGCGTTTAGCTTTACTGCGTTCCTATGATTGAACTTCGGATGGGATTGATCGGTGATTATACTTTTCAGACACAATCCCAAACTCATCAAATACCCCAACTTCAGCAAACCATACCGA
The Candida orthopsilosis Co 90-125, chromosome 5 draft sequence genome window above contains:
- a CDS encoding Ahp1 alkyl hydroperoxide reductase, producing the protein MAGQKFPTDVKAKYVPYDNEHSEILKAGAPKPLDLQEELKDGTVIITAIPGAYTPTCSLKHIPDYIKNVEEFKKKGVKRVIVLAVNDPFVLSAFGKSVGYKDEENFVIFATDPEGQISSKLGDDYVLDLSSAGLGKRLQRYAAVVKDGEVVYLVNEDGGDFTDISSAETLLRKL